The Solanum lycopersicum chromosome 9, SLM_r2.1 genome window below encodes:
- the LOC101249295 gene encoding uncharacterized protein, with product MSTQDRRAFPMRYTRNQSRRKTVLDVDLNVPPPSDNRDHEGTSSRVVPGDVPPAQRGASSTPAPIDVEALDDDVMIISSPRALAEANNSNMRTRGQVILVDEDSEDHLPMFNRRNMRRRVSTNQSTIMGDIYINLEANSSLQAVTAQSAIPPKPIEPPTPPKPIQPTFSCPVCMGTLVEEMSTKCGHIFCKACIKASIAAQGKCPTCRRKITMKDTIRVYLPAAI from the exons ATGAGCACTCAAGACAGGAGGGCTTTTCCGATGAGGTATACAAGGAATCAATCAAGAAGGAAGACGGTACTCGATGTAGATCTCAATGTGCCACCCCCATCTGATAATAGGGATCACGAAGGAACTTCAAGTCGTGTTGTTCCTGGGGATGTGCCACCTGCACAACGAGGTGCTTCTTCGACACCTGCCCCAATTGATGTTGAGGCTCTTGATGATGATGTGATGATAATTTCTTCCCCTAGGGCACTTGCAGAA GCAAACAACAGCAACATGAGGACTCGTGGACAGGTTATTCTTGTTGATGAGGATTCTG AGGATCATCTGCCGATGTTTAACAGGCGCAACATGCGCAGAAGAGTCTCAACCAATCAGTCAACAATAATGGGTGACATCTACATAAACCTAGAAGCAAATAGCAGCTTACAG GCAGTCACTGCACAGAGTGCAATACCACCAAAGCCAATTGAACCTCCAACACCGCCAAAGCCAATTCAACCCACATTTAGCTGTCCAGTATGCATGGGAACCTTAGTTGAGGAGATGTCAACAAAATGTGGTCACATTTTCTGCAAAGCTTGCATCAAGGCTTCCATAGCTGCTCAGGGTAAATGTCCTACCTGTAGGAGGAAAATTACCATGAAAGACACCATAAGGGTGTATCTTCCTGCCGCAATTTGA